Proteins from a genomic interval of Sphingobacterium lactis:
- a CDS encoding branched-chain amino acid transaminase — MQYYNQDTLIYLNAEFVKASNAGVDMFGQSLHYGYGAFEGLRAYSTHNGTRIFKAEEHFERLKRSCKAIGLPYTWDNRELIEKSYELLEMNNLRSAYIRPLIYSGSNMHLTASDTANIMIAAWEWGPYLGQHLLKVNISRIERPNPKSFPIDAKVSGQYINSILATSDAIKKGFDEALLLDQDGFVAQASSENLFIEKDFKIYTPPLGNIFPGITRETVIEICKNLGFEIIEKRISVKDIYEADSAFLSGTAAGIIGIKQIDDVVFPETWEDSIGASIQRKYKNLVLEQENYEVII, encoded by the coding sequence TAATCTATCTGAACGCCGAGTTTGTGAAGGCGAGCAATGCGGGCGTTGATATGTTCGGCCAATCCTTACACTATGGTTATGGTGCCTTTGAAGGCTTACGTGCATACAGCACCCATAATGGCACGCGGATCTTTAAGGCAGAGGAACACTTCGAGCGGTTGAAGCGCTCCTGCAAGGCCATCGGCTTGCCCTACACCTGGGACAACCGCGAGCTTATTGAAAAATCCTATGAACTTCTGGAGATGAACAATCTCCGTTCGGCCTATATCCGGCCATTGATCTATTCCGGATCCAACATGCACCTGACGGCGTCCGATACAGCGAACATCATGATCGCCGCTTGGGAATGGGGACCTTACTTAGGTCAGCACCTACTAAAGGTAAACATCTCCCGCATCGAGCGTCCCAACCCGAAGTCCTTCCCTATCGATGCGAAGGTTTCCGGGCAGTACATCAACTCCATCTTGGCCACATCCGATGCCATCAAGAAAGGCTTTGATGAAGCCTTGCTCCTTGATCAGGATGGATTTGTGGCACAGGCTTCCAGTGAGAACCTGTTCATTGAGAAAGACTTTAAGATCTACACGCCACCATTGGGAAATATCTTCCCAGGGATCACACGCGAAACCGTTATCGAGATCTGTAAAAACCTGGGTTTTGAGATCATCGAGAAACGTATTTCCGTCAAGGACATCTACGAGGCCGATAGTGCCTTCTTGAGCGGCACCGCAGCGGGAATTATCGGTATAAAACAAATTGACGATGTGGTATTCCCAGAAACATGGGAAGATAGCATCGGCGCATCTATCCAAAGAAAATATAAAAATTTAGTATTAGAGCAAGAGAACTATGAAGTCATCATCTGA
- the ilvD gene encoding dihydroxy-acid dehydratase, giving the protein MKSSSDNQGGINKYSRIFTQDETQPAAKAMLYGIGLTDADMEKAQVGIASMGYDGNTCNMHLNDLAAQVKKGIWNSDLVGLTFGTIGVSDGMSNGTDGMRYSLVSRDVIADSIETICGGQYYDGVVAIPGCDKNMPGAIMAMGRLNRPAIMVYGGTIAPGHYKGEELNIVSAFEALGKKIAGTISDEDYDGVIRHTCPGAGACGGMYTANTMASAIEAMGMSLPYSSSNPAVSEEKKNECLEVGKYIRILLEKDIKPSDIMTRKAFENAMRIIVILGGSTNAVLHFIAMGHSVGVEVTPDDFQRMSDETPVLADFKPSGKFLMQDLHQYGGIPAVMKYLLDEGLLHGDCLTVTGKTVAENLADVKSIIEYDQKIVHKLDDPIKATGHLQILYGNLAEQGSVAKISGKEGEKFTGPARVFDGEHDLVKGLETGRIKSGDVVVIKNEGPKGAPGMPEMLKPTSLIIGAGLGSSVALITDGRFSGGTHGFVVGHITPEAYAGGLIGLVQDDDIIEIDAVNNSINLKVADEEIEKRRAAWMQPALKVSKGVLYKYAKTVANASQGCVTDL; this is encoded by the coding sequence ATGAAGTCATCATCTGATAACCAAGGGGGAATCAACAAGTACAGTCGCATCTTCACACAGGATGAGACACAGCCGGCTGCCAAGGCCATGTTGTACGGCATCGGTCTGACCGATGCAGACATGGAGAAGGCACAGGTGGGCATCGCGAGCATGGGCTATGACGGGAACACCTGCAATATGCACCTGAATGACCTGGCAGCACAGGTTAAAAAAGGGATTTGGAACAGCGATCTGGTCGGGTTGACTTTTGGTACCATCGGGGTGAGCGACGGGATGAGCAACGGTACGGATGGCATGCGCTACTCGTTGGTATCGCGCGATGTCATTGCCGATAGCATTGAAACCATCTGCGGCGGTCAGTATTACGATGGCGTGGTTGCCATCCCAGGCTGCGACAAGAATATGCCGGGTGCGATCATGGCCATGGGACGCCTGAACCGTCCCGCGATTATGGTGTATGGCGGTACCATTGCACCTGGACATTATAAAGGTGAGGAATTGAACATCGTCTCCGCATTTGAGGCGTTGGGTAAAAAGATTGCCGGCACCATCTCAGACGAGGATTATGACGGCGTTATCCGCCATACCTGTCCCGGAGCGGGCGCTTGCGGCGGGATGTACACGGCCAATACCATGGCTTCAGCGATCGAAGCAATGGGCATGAGCTTGCCGTACTCATCATCCAACCCAGCCGTTTCCGAAGAAAAGAAAAACGAATGCCTAGAGGTCGGAAAATACATCCGTATCCTTCTGGAAAAAGATATCAAGCCATCGGACATCATGACGCGCAAGGCTTTTGAAAATGCCATGCGTATCATTGTTATTCTCGGTGGTTCAACCAATGCCGTATTGCACTTTATCGCCATGGGCCACTCCGTAGGCGTAGAGGTCACTCCGGATGACTTCCAGCGCATGTCGGATGAAACTCCAGTGTTGGCAGACTTCAAGCCTTCGGGCAAGTTCCTGATGCAGGATCTACACCAATATGGCGGTATCCCTGCGGTCATGAAATACCTATTGGATGAAGGACTATTGCATGGCGACTGCTTAACCGTAACAGGAAAGACGGTTGCGGAGAACTTGGCCGATGTAAAATCCATTATTGAATACGACCAAAAGATCGTCCATAAACTGGATGACCCGATCAAGGCGACAGGTCATTTGCAGATCCTTTACGGAAATTTGGCGGAGCAAGGCTCCGTAGCGAAGATCTCCGGCAAGGAAGGGGAGAAATTCACCGGTCCGGCACGTGTCTTCGATGGCGAACATGACCTGGTCAAAGGTCTGGAAACCGGCCGCATTAAATCCGGCGATGTTGTCGTGATCAAAAATGAAGGTCCTAAAGGGGCTCCGGGGATGCCTGAAATGCTAAAACCAACCTCTTTGATCATCGGTGCAGGCTTGGGTTCTTCCGTAGCGCTCATCACCGATGGCCGCTTTTCCGGGGGCACACATGGCTTCGTAGTCGGGCACATCACACCGGAAGCTTATGCCGGCGGACTGATCGGGTTGGTACAGGATGATGACATTATTGAGATCGATGCCGTCAACAACAGCATTAACCTGAAAGTCGCAGACGAAGAAATCGAGAAGCGCCGTGCCGCTTGGATG